The sequence TTATTTTTTCTAATTTTTTATTAAATATTTTTTTTAATCTTCAAATCTAATTATTTAGGTTAATCTTTTCAATTCATATTTCTTAATTTTAAAACTTTTTATATCATCTTTTTGAGGCATTTTTATGGAAAATAAACTTATTATTAAGGGTTCTGATAATTTAGATATTCAATATCATCCAAATATCAAAGGAATGCAAATTATTAATGGAAAAAATAATTTTCCAATAAGTTGGCTAAATACACAAGGTTATTGTGAGTATAGTTTATATTTAGAGTATTTTAAAGGAATTGCTACTCTACCGACCCAGGCAATGACTACTGGAACTGAAGAACATGCTAAATTAGAGGATAAATTTAGGGAAACTGCACAAGCATCAAGTTTTGATGATGCTTTTGAATTATCAAAAGAAAAAGAAATATTATCTCGTGAAATGTTTGTTATTGATTCTAAAGAGGGAATTCGTGGTTTTATAGATGAAATTTGGATGACTCCTGATGAAATTGTCATTATTGATGATAAACCAGGAAATAGAGCTTATGCATCATCTATTCATCAAGTTCTTGCTTATTGTTTAGCTTTTAAAAATATGGTAGCTGATGATAATCGTAAAATTAAAGGGGCATTAAGACAAAGAGGTACTGATAATATTTTTTGGAGTGAAGAATTTGATGAAAAAAATGAGGAAAGAATTAAATATTTAATCAATCGTATGCATGGTTTATTTAATGGTCAAAAGCCCTTCATACCTACTAAAAATCCTAATAAATGTAAAAAATGTAGATTCCAAAGTTATTGTGAAGAAAAAGCTATTTAATTAAGTTAATTTTTTATAAGAGTAATTAATTTAAAAATGAAAGGAATTAAAGATATATTGATTATAAAGTAAAAAAAAGAATGGGAATTAAAGATATATTGATTATAAAGTAAAAAAAAAGAATGGGAATTAAAGATATATTGTTTATTAAATAAAAAAATGAAAGGAATTAAAGATATATCACTTATAAAATAAAAATTAGGATAAATAAAAATTTTATTAATTATAAATTAAAAAGGATGAATTTAAAAATATATTAGATATATTCTTAAATTTCCATAATTGATTTTTTAGCGTCAATGACTTGGTATTGGATATTAGCCTCTTCTAAGTCCTTACTAATATTTTTACTCATATCTCCAATTGAGAAAATTAAAACATTTAATCCTTTTCTAACTGCAGATTGAGCTGCTTCACTAACTCCATATTCAATATCAACAGGAATATTTAAAGCATTAGCTACTACATGTGAACTTGTACCAATAGCTGCAACTTTATCAATAGAACTTAATCCATAATTTTTATAATTTTCTTGATAAATTCCTTTAACTAAATCTAAATCTGTTGATCTAGACCCGCCTTGTTTTATTGTAGGTAATGTAATTATTAAAATTTTACTTTCCTTTATTTCAATAGTTCCTTTAAGGTTTGTTAAAGCAACATCAAAGCCTTTTTTAGTATCTAATATTACATCAGCGTATGCATCAGTTTGAGCATTAATAGAGGCATATAATTTACCATCTTCCATATATAAACCTACTTCATCTCCTTCTTTTAAATCTTCTTTTGCAATTGCTGGCCAAGTGGATTTATAATATGTCATAGTTTCAAGAACACTATCTGAGTATTTTCTTAAAGTTATTGCATCTTTTTTTACCTTAGCAATTCCTTTTTGAGTTATCTTATATGGTGCTCTACCCTCTTTAGATGTAATATATTCAAGTTCAGTTAAGGTTTTAATATTTTCAGAAACTGCTTGGATTGTTATTCCTAAACGTTCTGCTAAATCTTTTTGTTTAAGATTTGGTTCTTGTTTAGAAATTTCTCCTAAGATTTGAAAATGAGTCAATGCTCCTCTTTTTTGTAGTATCTCCATAATAATCACTTCTTTTTTTCTATTTTAAAAAGAATTTATTTCTCTAAATTTCTATATGTTTCTTATATTATATAAAGTTTATTTTAGTTTTTTATAAAGTGTATTTGAATGTTGGATTTCATTTAAAAAATAATTATATTCATTAAAAAGAGTTTAAAAGGTATTATGATTCCTTTTCTTAAAAATAGTTTTTTAATAATTGCTATTATTTTTTTAAAAATAGTTTTAATAGGGTTATTATTCATTTTATTAAAAAATAGTTTCTTATAATTGTTATTATTTTTTTAAAAATAGTTTTAGTTAATTGAAGAAAATATGATGGCTATTGAATTAGTATTCAATAGCTAATTTACCTTTTAATTTTTCATTCATTAAATTTAAAAATTCATCTTTTTTATCTTTTGGTATGTAAGCTCCACAAGCTACATTATGCCCTCCACCATTTCCTCCTAAACTTTGAGCTACTTCTCTAATTATTTCTCCAAAATGAATTCCATCATAAGCTAAAAGTCTTGAGCAACGAAGAGAAATCTTTAAATCTTCATTTTCTTCACTAATTTGTGTAAAAGCAATTATTGGCTTTCTCCAATCCCCATAACTAAGAATCATTCCAGCAATTGTACCAACAACATTACTTCTTATGCCAGTTCCATCAAAGTATTGTAAATTATCCATTTCTATAATTGATTTACTTTCACCAATACTTTGTATATTCTTTGCTAAATAAGCTCTATGTGTTTTTGATATAATTTCAAGTTCATCAAGTGCATCTACTCGATTTCCCCCTAATATTTTTAATGCAACATCTGATCTATCGTTTCTTACACATGCATTCATTGCTGTAGAGAATTCTGAAGCATCTCTTAAGAAGGTACGATTGTCTTCTTTTAAAAACTCATAACTATCTGCTATTACTAATTTTGGAACATAGATACTGTATTTTGGTGGAATTTCCAAAGAAATCATTTTAATTAGCTCACTAATCAATAATTTTTTCTGATTATCATTTAAATCACTAAGAGTAGTAGCTTCGTCATTTGTATTTCTTAGAGGTATCTTGAGTTTTTTTATTAAAGCTATTGTTTCATTTTGATTATTAGTAATTGGCAATTTGACATCACTGAAATAGGATAAGGCTGCAAATAAGGGTCTTGTTTGTTTACCATATAAGGATAAATCGGTTTTTGAACTAACTAACCCTTCTTCTTTAGCATCTTTAAGAATAGCATTATTTAAACCTTCTAGTTTTCCAGTTTTACTATTTTGCATATCTCCAATAGCTGCTAAAACTCCAATCCAACTTAAATCTTTAAAACCAAATTCCTTTGCAAGAAGATAAGAAAGTCCTCCACCACAAATTTCTTGTGAACCGTCTATTCCATAAAATATAGGGTTTATTTCTAAATAAGTATAATCTACTTTTTCACAGTAGTCAATATCTCTTAAGGGAGGGTGATGATCAAGAATAATTATTTTAGAATCTTTATTTGCATTTTTATCTACTGGCTGTCCAGATCCTAAGTCTGAAAATATTGTTAACTCATGTTCAATCGGTAAATCTTCTAAAACATCTAAGTTAACTATTTCAATTTCGTAATTTTTCCATAATCTTTTTCCTAATCTTTCTAAAATACTTGTTAGAATAGCTCCAGAAGATATTCCATCGCAATCTGTATGGCTGTAAATTTTTATATTATCAGAATTTTCAAGTAATTCTTTTGCTTGTTCATATCTTTTTTTCATTTCTGGTGGTAATGTTTCTCTCATTTTAACGCCTTAATTTTATTTAAATTAATTTTGAATGATTTATTTATTTTTAGATATTTAGCAATATTCGAATATTTAGAATATTATCTTCTTTTTCTTGCCTTTTTATCTTTTTTATTATGCCTATTATTTTTTTTATTTTTTCGCATTTGTTTAATGGTATTGGATAAATTTATAAGAATTTCTTTTTTACTATCATCACTAGTAATTATTATTCTTCCAGATTTATTATACCATTCTCCAGGATAAGCCTTATCTTCTTCAGCATAATACTTGTATTTTAATCTTTGAGTAGCCTTTACAATTTCTTTAATTCTTGGCTCTAGAATAGCATACTCTTTAGATATCTTTCTACCTTCATTTAAAGATTTTTCAGCATCTAAATATATTGGCCAAATCATTACATCTTTCATTTTTTACCTCTTATTTTGTTTCTTATTTATAATATGTTAGTATGATATTAATTATTTTTTATTTTTCTAATTTTTTAGATTTAATTTTTTGTTTTAAGATTTAATTTTTAATAATGTTTTTATTAATTTGAGAATTAATTTATATTTTAATCCATTTTTACATCCTTTTTCTATTAGTTTAATTTCATTAAAAAATATTTTATTTTCTTCTTTAGAATTATCTCTACTTAACCATAAATTAATCCAATTTAATAAATAAGGATTTAAAAACAGATCTTTATTTTTTATATTATTTTTATCACAAAGCTCTGAAACTAATTTATACGCTTTTAATGAATCATCAACCAATCTAAAATTAATATTTTTTGTAATAGATTTATCTTCTACTTCTAATCTCATAAAATAATTATAAACGACTTTATTATTTAAGAATAAAATCCCATTTTCACTTTTAATATATGCCTCTAGTAAAAAGTTTAAATCTTCTGCAGATACATAATCTGGAAATTTAATATTGTTCTTTTTTATAAGTTCTGTTTTATAAATCTTTGACCAGAAGGATGGCAAAATTTTTAAGATAATTATTTCATCTTTATTTTCTTCATTAAAGTTTTTTATAAATATTTCTTCATTATTTTCTTTATTTATAGAAGA is a genomic window of Methanobrevibacter olleyae containing:
- a CDS encoding CRISPR-associated protein Cas4, with protein sequence MENKLIIKGSDNLDIQYHPNIKGMQIINGKNNFPISWLNTQGYCEYSLYLEYFKGIATLPTQAMTTGTEEHAKLEDKFRETAQASSFDDAFELSKEKEILSREMFVIDSKEGIRGFIDEIWMTPDEIVIIDDKPGNRAYASSIHQVLAYCLAFKNMVADDNRKIKGALRQRGTDNIFWSEEFDEKNEERIKYLINRMHGLFNGQKPFIPTKNPNKCKKCRFQSYCEEKAI
- a CDS encoding DUF7839 domain-containing protein, with amino-acid sequence MEILQKRGALTHFQILGEISKQEPNLKQKDLAERLGITIQAVSENIKTLTELEYITSKEGRAPYKITQKGIAKVKKDAITLRKYSDSVLETMTYYKSTWPAIAKEDLKEGDEVGLYMEDGKLYASINAQTDAYADVILDTKKGFDVALTNLKGTIEIKESKILIITLPTIKQGGSRSTDLDLVKGIYQENYKNYGLSSIDKVAAIGTSSHVVANALNIPVDIEYGVSEAAQSAVRKGLNVLIFSIGDMSKNISKDLEEANIQYQVIDAKKSIMEI
- the recJ gene encoding single-stranded-DNA-specific exonuclease RecJ, whose translation is MRETLPPEMKKRYEQAKELLENSDNIKIYSHTDCDGISSGAILTSILERLGKRLWKNYEIEIVNLDVLEDLPIEHELTIFSDLGSGQPVDKNANKDSKIIILDHHPPLRDIDYCEKVDYTYLEINPIFYGIDGSQEICGGGLSYLLAKEFGFKDLSWIGVLAAIGDMQNSKTGKLEGLNNAILKDAKEEGLVSSKTDLSLYGKQTRPLFAALSYFSDVKLPITNNQNETIALIKKLKIPLRNTNDEATTLSDLNDNQKKLLISELIKMISLEIPPKYSIYVPKLVIADSYEFLKEDNRTFLRDASEFSTAMNACVRNDRSDVALKILGGNRVDALDELEIISKTHRAYLAKNIQSIGESKSIIEMDNLQYFDGTGIRSNVVGTIAGMILSYGDWRKPIIAFTQISEENEDLKISLRCSRLLAYDGIHFGEIIREVAQSLGGNGGGHNVACGAYIPKDKKDEFLNLMNEKLKGKLAIEY
- a CDS encoding signal recognition particle subunit SRP19/SEC65 family protein; translation: MKDVMIWPIYLDAEKSLNEGRKISKEYAILEPRIKEIVKATQRLKYKYYAEEDKAYPGEWYNKSGRIIITSDDSKKEILINLSNTIKQMRKNKKNNRHNKKDKKARKRR
- a CDS encoding glycosyltransferase family 2 protein, which produces MSIKEFKISIIIPVYNGEKYLPITLDSVLEQTIGIENLEIIIANDCSIDKTKEIIEDYKEKINKQTNKETIKSIHLDKNMGGAYGPRNIALDYVNGEYLMFIDSDDTYPKDACEILYNKIEKYNCDIAFGRYLRHYPEEDIIRKSYTPYIDCLDKPYIDYYDDLIKGSNFNGALGFIWKNIISYFFYGSSINKENNEEIFIKNFNEENKDEIIILKILPSFWSKIYKTELIKKNNIKFPDYVSAEDLNFLLEAYIKSENGILFLNNKVVYNYFMRLEVEDKSITKNINFRLVDDSLKAYKLVSELCDKNNIKNKDLFLNPYLLNWINLWLSRDNSKEENKIFFNEIKLIEKGCKNGLKYKLILKLIKTLLKIKS